A stretch of Cucumis sativus cultivar 9930 chromosome 2, Cucumber_9930_V3, whole genome shotgun sequence DNA encodes these proteins:
- the LOC101207406 gene encoding linoleate 9S-lipoxygenase 6-like (The RefSeq protein has 1 substitution compared to this genomic sequence) has product MFGIGKNIIEGALNTTGDLAGSVINAGGNILDRVSSLGGNKIKGKVILMRSNVLDFTEFHSNLLDNFTELLGGGVSFQLISATHTSNDSRGKVGNKAYLERWLTSIPPLFAGESVFQINFQWDENFGFPGAFFIKNGHTSEFFLKSLTLDDVPGYGRVHFDCNSWVYPSGRYKKDRIFFANHVYLPSQTPNPLRKYREEELWNLRGDGTGERKEWDRIYDYDVYNDIADPDVGDHRPILGGTTEYPYPRRGRTGRPRSRRDHNYESRLSPIMSLDIYVPKDENFGHLKMSDFLGYTLKALSISIKPGLQSIFDVTPNEFDNFKEVDNLFERGFPIPFNAFKTLTEDLTPPLFKALVRNDGEKFLKFPTPEVVKDNKIGWSTDEEFAREMLAGPNPLLIRRLEAFPPTSKLDPNVYGNQNSTITEEHIKHGLDGLTVDEAMKQNRLYIVDFHDALMPYLTRMNATSTKTYATRTLLLLKDDGTLKPLVIELALPHPQGDQLGAISKLYFPAENGVQKSIWQLAKAYVTVNDVGYHQLISHWLHTHAVLEPFVIATHRQLSVLHPIHKLLVPHYKDTMFINASARQVLINANGLIETTHYPSKYSMELSSILYKDWTFPDQALPNNLMKRGLAVEDSSAPHGLRLLINDYPFAVDGLDIWSAIKTWVQDYCCLYYKDDNAVQNDFELQSWWNELREKGHADKKHEPWWPKMQTLSELIESCTTIIWIASALHAAVNFGQYPYGGYILNRPTTSRRFMPEVGTAEYKELESNPEKAFLRTICSELQALVSISIIEILSKHASDEVYLGQRASIDWTSDKIALEAFEKFGKNLFEVENRIMERNKEVNLKNRSGPVNLPYTLLVPSSNEGLTGRGIPNSISI; this is encoded by the exons atgTTTGGAATTGGGAAGAACATCATTGAAGGGGCCTTGAATACAACTGGAGATCTTGCAGGTTCTGTTATCAATGCTGGTGGTAACATTTTAGATAGAGTTTCCAGTCTTGGaggaaacaaaatcaaaggGAAAGTGATTCTTATGAGAAGCAATGTTTTGGATTTCACTGAATTTCATTCCAATCTTCTTGATAACTTCACTGAGCTCTTGGGTGGTGGTGTTTCTTTCCAACTCATTAGTGCCACTCATACTT CAAATGACTCAAGAGGGAAAGTTGGGAACAAGGCATATTTGGAGAGGTGGCTAACTTCAATCCCACCACTGTTTGCTGGAGAATCAGTGTTCCAAATCAACTTTCAATgggatgaaaattttggatttccAGGAGCTTTCTTCATAAAAAATGGACATACAAGTGAATTCTTTCTCAAATCTCTCACTCTTGATGATGTTCCTGGCTATGGCAGAGTCCATTTTGATTGCAATTCTTGGGTTTACCCTTCTGGAAGATACAAGAAAGATCGCATTTTCTTTGCCAATCat GTTTATCTTCCAAGTCAAACACCAAACCCTCTTCGTAAGTATAGAGAGGAAGAATTGTGGAATTTGAGAGGAGATGGAAcaggagaaagaaaggaatggGATAGAATTTATGACTATGATGTTTATAATGACATTGCTGACCCTGATGTTGGTGATCATCGTCCTATTCTCGGTGGGACGACCGAATATCCTTACCCTCGTAGGGGAAGAACAGGACGACCACGATCAAGAAGAG ACCACAATTATGAGAGCAGATTGTCACCAATAATGAGCTTAGACATCTATGTACCAAAAGATGAAAACTTTGGGCATTTGAAGATGTCAGATTTCCTTGGTTATACATTAAAAGCACTTTCGATATCAATCAAACCAGGACTTCAATCCATATTTGATGTAACTCCAAAtgaatttgacaattttaaaGAAGTTGATAATCTCTTTGAGAGAGGTTTTCCCATTCCATTTAATGCTTTTAAGACCCTCACTGAGGACCTCACTCCACCTTTGTTCAAAGCACTCGTGAGGAATGATGGTGAAAAATTCCTCAAATTTCCTACTCCCGAAGTTGTCAAAG ATAATAAAATAGGATGGAGCACTGATGAAGAATTTGCAAGAGAAATGTTAGCAGGACCCAATCCTCTATTGATTCGTCGTCTTGAA gCTTTTCCACCAACAAGTAAGCTTGACCCAAATGTTTATGGGAATCAAAACAGTACCATCACTGAAGAACACATAAAGCATGGTTTAGATGGTCTTACGGTTGATGAG GCAATGAAGCAAAACAGGCTCTACATAGTGGATTTCCATGATGCATTAATGCCCTATCTTACAAGGATGAATGCAAcatcaacaaaaacatatGCCACAAGAACATTGCTTCTTTTGAAAGATGATGGGACTTTGAAGCCATTGGTTATTGAGTTAAGCTTGCCACATCCTCAAGGAGATCAACTTGGTGCCATTAGCAAACTATACTTTCCAGCTGAAAATGGAGTTCAAAAATCCATTTGGCAATTGGCTAAAGCTTATGTAACTGTTAATGATGTTGGCTACCATCAACTTATTAGTCATTG GTTGCATACTCATGCTGTACTTGAGCCATTTGTGATTGCAACACATAGACAATTGAGCGTGCTTCATCCAATCCATAAGTTGCTTGTTCCTCATTACAAAGACACTATGTTTATAAATGCATCTGCAAGACAAGTTTTGATCAATGCCAATGGTCTTATCGAAACAACCCATTATCCATCAAAATATTCAATGGAGTTGTCATCTATCTTGTACAAGGATTGGACCTTCCCTGATCAAGCATTACCTAATAATCTCATGAAGAG AGGACTAGCTGTGGAGGACTCAAGTGCCCCCCATGGACTTAGATTGCTAATAAATGATTATCCATTTGCTGTTGATGGTCTTGACATTTGGTCAGCCATTAAAACATGGGTACAGGATTATTGCTGTCTCTACTACAAAGATGACAATGCAGTACAAAATGACTTTGAACTCCAATCTTGGTGGAATGAGCTAAGAGAGAAAGGCCACGCTGACAAGAAACATGAACCATGGTGGCCAAAAATGCAAACTTTAAGTGAATTAATCGAATCCTGCACTACAATTATATGGATTGCTTCAGCTCTTCATGCCGCAGTTAACTTTGGACAATATCCCTACGGAGGCTATATTCTCAATCGACCAACTACAAGTCGTAGGTTCATGCCTGAAGTTGGCACGGCTGAGTACAAAGAACTGGAATCGAATCCCGAAAAAGCTTTCTTGAGAACAATATGTTCAGAATTACAAGCACTTGTTAgtatttcaattattgaaatcTTGTCAAAGCATGCTTCTGATGAAGTTTATCTTGGACAAAGAGCTTCAATTGATTGGACTTCAGATAAAATTGCATTGGAAGCATTTGAGAAATTTGggaaaaatttatttgaagttgAGAATAGGATCATGGAAAGGAATAAAGAGGTGAATTTGAAGAATAGATCTGGACCTGTTAATTTGCCTTATACTCTACTTGTTCCATCAAGTAATGAAGGACTCACTGGAAGAGGAATTCCTAATAGTATTTCTATCTAA
- the LOC101207163 gene encoding LOW QUALITY PROTEIN: linoleate 9S-lipoxygenase 6 (The sequence of the model RefSeq protein was modified relative to this genomic sequence to represent the inferred CDS: inserted 1 base in 1 codon), with protein MFGIGKNIIEGALNTTGDLAGSVLNAGGNIVDKVSSIGDKKIKGKVILMRSNVLDFTQLHSSVLDTFTEILGSGVTFQLISATQASFDSRGKVGKKAFLEKWITSIPPLFAGESLFEVNFSWDDSNFGYPGAFYVQNGHTSHFFLKSLTLEDVPGYGRVHFDCNSWVYPSGRYKKDRIFFANNTYLPKDTPNPLRKYREEELLNLRGDGTGERKEWDRIYDYDLYNDISEPGDGRPILGGSKYPYPRRGRTGRQRHWKDSNYESRLSVVSGLNIYVPRDENFGHLKLSDFLGFALKSLASTVFPALINIVNITRPGGEFEKFQDVHDLYEGGLPVPLDVFRNLTKDFTPPMFQELLRTDNDQRFLKFSPPQVVKEDKFAWQTDEEFAREMLAGVNPLIIRRLEVFPPKSKLDPNIYGDQHSKITEKDIKSGLEGLTVDEALNQRKLFTLDHHDALMPYLRKINSTKTKAYATRTLLFLKDDETLKPLVIELSLPHPQGDQFGANSKQFXPAEEGVQKSIWQLAKAYVVVNDAGYHQLISHWLHTHAVQEPFVIATHRQLSALHPIHKLLVPHYKDTMFINAFARQVLVNGDGLLEQTHFQSKYAMELSSHIYKEWNFREQALPADLIKRGVAVEDARSTYGLKLLIEDYPFAVDGLEIWSTIKTWVTNYCSLYYKNDNTIQNDVELQSWWKEVREKGHADKKNESWWPKLQNFDELVETCTTIIWVSSALHAAVNFGQYPYGGFIPNRPTISRRHMPEVGSAEYKELESKPEKAYLKTMNSMLQTLLGVSLIEILSRHASDELYLGERASTEWTSEKDALELCEYFGKAMSEVESNIIERNKDVNLKNRTGPVNVPYTLLLPSSAEGLTGRGIPNSISI; from the exons ATGTTCGGAATTGGGAAGAACATCATTGAGGGAGCCTTGAATACTACTGGAGATCTTGCAGGCTCTGTTCTCAATGCCGGTGGTAACATTGTTGATAAAGTTTCAAGTATTGgagataaaaaaatcaaagggAAAGTGATTCTTATGAGAAGTAATGTTTTGGATTTCACTCAATTACATTCTTCTGTTCTCGATACCTTCACTGAGATCTTGGGTAGTGGTGTTACCTTTCAACTCATCAGTGCCACTCAAGCTT cATTTGATTCAAGAGGGAAAGTTGGGAAGAAGGCATTTTTGGAGAAATGGATTACCTCTATCCCACCATTATTTGCTGGAGAATCTCTGTTCGAAGTTAACTTTTCATGGGATGATAGTAATTTTGGATATCCAGGAGCTTTCTACGTTCAAAATGGACATACAAGtcatttctttctcaaatcCCTCACTCTTGAGGATGTTCCTGGATATGGAAGAGTCCATTTTGATTGTAATTCATGGGTTTACCCTTCTGGAAGATACAAAAAAGATCGTATTTTCTTTGCTAATAAC ACATATCTTCCAAAGGATACACCGAATCCTCTTCGTAAGTATAGAGAGGAAGAATTGTTGAATCTTAGAGGAGATGGAACTGGAGAACGTAAGGAATGGGATAGAATTTACGACTACGATCTCTACAATGACATTTCCGAGCCCGGTGATGGGCGTCCAATTCTTGGAGGGAGCAAATATCCTTACCCTCGTCGTGGAAGAACTGGACGACAACGACACTGGAAAG ATTCGAACTATGAGAGTAGATTGTCAGTGGTATCAGGATTAAACATTTACGTACcaagagatgaaaattttggacaCTTGAAGTTATCAGATTTTCTTGGATTTGCACTGAAATCACTTGCATCAACAGTTTTTCCAGCACTTATAAACATAGTAAATATTACACGGCCAGGTGGAGAGTTTGAAAAATTTCAAGATGTTCATGATCTTTATGAAGGAGGACTTCCTGTTCCATTGGATGTCTTTAGAAATCTCACTAAGGATTTCACACCTCCAATGTTCCAAGAACTTCTTAGGACCGATAATGACCAACgctttctcaaattttcacCCCCACAAGTTGTTAAAg AGGACAAGTTTGCATGGCAAACAGACGAAGAATTTGCAAGAGAAATGCTAGCTGGAGTTAACCCTCTAATCATTCGTCGTCTTgag GTATTTCCTCCCAAAAGCAAACTTGACCCAAATATTTATGGTGATCAACATAGCAAGATTACTGAAAAAGACATCAAGTCTGGCTTAGAAGGTCTTACAGTCGATGag GCATTGAATCAGAGGAAACTATTCACATTGGATCACCATGATGCATTAATGCCATatcttagaaaaataaattcaacaaaaacaaaagcataTGCCACAAGaactttgctatttttgaaagatGATGAAACTTTGAAGCCATTGGTTATTGAGTTGAGTCTGCCACACCCTCAAGGTGATCAGTTTGGTGCAAATAGCAAACAAT TTCCAGCTGAAGAAGGAGTTCAAAAGTCAATATGGCAATTGGCTAAGGCTTATGTGGTTGTCAATGATGCTGGTTACCATCAACTTATCAGCCATTG GTTACATACTCATGCAGTACAAGAGCCATTTGTGATTGCAACACATAGACAATTGAGTGCGCTTCATCCAATTCATAAGCTACTTGTTCCTCATTACAAAGACACTATGTTTATCAATGCATTTGCAAGACAAGTCCTTGTTAATGGTGATGGTCTTCTTGAACAAACccattttcaatcaaagtaTGCCATGGAGTTATCTTCTCACATATATAAAGAATGGAATTTCCGTGAGCAAGCACTCCCTGCTGATCTCATCAAGAG AGGTGTAGCGGTTGAGGATGCAAGATCAACATATGGACTTAAGTTACTCATAGAGGATTATCCATTTGCTGTTGATGGGCTTGAGATTTGGTCAACAATCAAAACATGGGTTACAAACTATTGCTCTCTATActacaaaaatgataatacaATTCAAAATGATGTTGAACTTCAATCTTGGTGGAAAGAGGTTAGAGAGAAAGGTCATGCtgataagaaaaatgaatcatGGTGGCCTAAGTTGCAAAATTTCGACGAACTAGTCGAAACATGTACTACTATCATATGGGTATCTTCAGCCCTTCATGCTGCAGTTAACTTTGGACAATATCCATATGGAGGCTTTATTCCCAATCGACCAACGATAAGTCGTAGGCATATGCCTGAAGTAGGAAGTGCTGAGTACAAAGAACTTGAATCAAAGCCTGAGAAGGCTTACTTGAAAACAATGAATTCAATGTTGCAAACACTTCTTGGAGTTTCACTAATTGAAATATTGTCAAGGCATGCTTCTGATGAACTTTATCTTGGAGAAAGAGCTAGCACGGAATGGACTTCAGAAAAAGATGCATTGGAACTGTGTGAGTATTTTGGAAAAGCAATGTCTGAAGTTGAAAGTAATATTATTGAAAGGAACAAAGATGTGAATCTCAAGAATAGAACTGGACCTGTTAATGTTCCATATACTTTGCTTCTTCCATCAAGTGCTGAAGGACTCACAGGGAGAGGAATTCCAAATAGTATCTCTATCTGA
- the LOX2 gene encoding linoleate 9S-lipoxygenase 6-like: MFGIGKNIIEGAFNTTGDLAGSVINAGGNIADQISNIGGKKIKGKVILMRSNVLDFTEFHSNLLDNFTELLGGGVSIQLISATQTSALESRGKVGKKAFLERWLTSIPPLFAGESVFQVSITWEDGFGFPGAFFIRNGHTSEFFLKSLTLEDVPGVGSVHFDCNSWVYPSGRYKKDRIFFANNTYLPSDTPNPLRKYREEELLTLRGDGTGERKEWDRIYDYDIYNDISEPGDGRPILGGSQFPYPRRGRTGRPRERKDSNYESRLSVVSGLNIYVPRDENFGHLKLSDFLGFALKSLVSTVQPALLNIVNITRPGGEFDKFQDVHNLYEGGLPVPLNVFRNLTKDFTPPMFQELLRTESDQRFLKFSPPQVVKHDKSAWLTDEEFAREMLAGVNPLIIRGLEEFPPKSKLDPKLYGDQHSKISEEDIKFGLEGLTVAEALNQKKLYILDHHDALMPYLRKINSTKTKAYATRTLLLLKDDGTLKPLVIELSLPHPQGDQFGANSKQYFPAEEGVQKSIWQLAKAYVVVNDAGYHQLISHWLNTHAVQEPFVIATHRQLSVLHPIHKLLVPHYKDTMFINAFARQVLVNGDGLLEQTHFQSKYAMELSSHVYKEWNFLEQALPADLIKRGVAVEDASSPHGLKLLIEDYPFAVDGLEIWSTIKTWVTNYCSLYYKDDNAIRNDVELQSWWKEAREKGHADKKNETWWPKLQNFNELVEACTTIIWISSALHAAVNFGQYPYGGFIPNRPTISRRHMPEVGSAEYKELESKPEKAYLKTVNSMLQTLLGVSLIEILSRHASDEVYLGQRDSIKWTSDKDAIERFEKFGKDMYDVESRIIERNKDGNLKNRSGPVNVPYTLLLPSSTEGLTGRGIPNSISI; the protein is encoded by the exons atgtttgGAATTGGGAAGAACATCATTGAAGGAGCCTTCAATACAACTGGGGATCTTGCAGGTTCTGTTATCAATGCTGGTGGTAACATTGCAGACCAAATCTCCAATATTGGaggaaagaaaatcaaaggaaaagtGATTCTTATGAGAAGCAATGTTTTGGATTTCACTGAATTCCATTCTAATCTTCTTGATAACTTCACTGAGCTCTTGGGTGGTGGTGTTTCTATCCAACTCATTAGTGCCACTCAAACTT CTGCACTTGAGTCAAGAGGCAAAGTTGGGAAGAAAGCATTTTTGGAGAGATGGCTAACTTCAATTCCACCATTGTTTGCTGGAGAATCAGTGTTTCAAGTGAGCATTACATGGGAAGATGGTTTTGGATTTCCAGGAGCTTTCTTTATTAGAAATGGACATACAAGTGAATTCTTCCTTAAATCTCTTACTCTTGAGGATGTTCCTGGCGTTGGTAGTGTCCATTTTGATTGTAATTCATGGGTTTATCCGTCTGGAAGATACAAGAAAGATCGTATTTTTTTCGCCAATAAC ACATATCTTCCAAGTGATACACCAAATCCTCTTCGTAAGTATAGAGAGGAAGAATTGTTGACCCTTAGAGGAGATGGTACTGGAGAGCGTAAGGAATGGGATAGAATATACGACTACGATATCTACAATGACATTTCAGAACCTGGGGATGGACGTCCCATTCTTGGAGGCAGCCAATTCCCTTACCCTCGTCGTGGAAGAACTGGACGACCACGAGAAAGGAAAG ATTCCAACTATGAGAGTAGATTGTCAGTGGTATCAGGATTAAACATTTACGTACcaagagatgaaaattttggacaCTTGAAGTTATCAGATTTTCTTGGATTTGCATTGAAATCACTTGTATCAACAGTTCAACCAGCACTTTTAAACATAGTAAATATTACACGGCCAGGTGGAGAGTTTGATAAATTTCAAGATGTTCATAATCTTTATGAAGGAGGACTTCCTGTTCCATTGAATGTTTTTAGAAATCTAACCAAGGATTTCACACCTCCAATGTTTCAAGAACTCCTTAGAACCGAAAGTGACCAACgctttctcaaattttcacCCCCACAAGTTGTTAAAC ACGACAAGTCTGCTTGGCTAACCGACGAAGAATTTGCAAGAGAAATGCTAGCTGGAGTTAACCCTCTAATCATTCGTGGTCTTGAG GAATTTCCTCCTAAGAGCAAACTTGACCCAAAATTGTATGGTGATCAACATAGCAAGATTAGTGAAGAAGACATAAAGTTCGGCTTAGAAGGTCTTACAGTTGCTGAg GCATTGAATCAGAAGAAACTATACATATTGGATCACCATGATGCATTAATGCCATatcttagaaaaataaattcaacaaaaacaaaagcataTGCCACAAGAACTTTGCTACTTTTGAAAGATGATGGAACTTTGAAGCCATTGGTTATTGAGTTGAGTCTGCCACACCCTCAAGGTGATCAGTTTGGTGCAAATAGCAAACAATATTTTCCAGCTGAAGAAGGAGTTCAAAAGTCGATATGGCAATTGGCTAAGGCTTATGTGGTTGTCAATGATGCTGGTTACCATCAACTTATCAGCCATTG GTTGAATACTCATGCAGTACAAGAGCCATTTGTGATTGCAACACATAGACAATTGAGTGTGCTTCATCCAATTCATAAGTTACTTGTTCCACATTACAAAGATACTATGTTTATCAATGCATTTGCAAGACAAGTTCTTGTTAATGGTGATGGTCTTCTTGAACAAACCCACTTTCAATCAAAGTATGCCATGGAGTTGTCTTCTCACGTATATAAAGAATGGAATTTCCTTGAGCAAGCACTCCCTGCTGATCTCATTAAGAG AGGTGTAGCGGTTGAAGATGCAAGTTCACCACATGGACTTAAGTTACTCATAGAGGATTATCCATTTGCTGTTGATGGGCTTGAGATTTGGTCAACTATCAAAACATGGGTGACAAACTATTGCTCTCTATACTACAAAGATGACAATGCAATTCGAAATGATGTTGAACTTCAATCTTGGTGGAAAGAGGCTAGAGAGAAAGGTCACGCtgataagaaaaatgaaacatggTGGCCAAAGTTGCAAAATTTCAACGAACTGGTGGAAGCATGTACTACCATCATATGGATATCTTCGGCTCTTCATGCTGCGGTTAACTTTGGACAATATCCTTATGGAGGCTTTATTCCGAATCGACCAACTATAAGTCGTAGGCATATGCCTGAAGTAGGAAGTGCTGAGTACAAAGAACTTGAATCAAAGCCTGAGAAGGCTTACTTGAAAACAGTCAATTCAATGTTGCAAACACTTCTTGGAGTTTCACTAATTGAAATATTGTCAAGGCATGCTTCTGATGAAGTTTATCTTGGACAAAGGGATAGCATTAAGTGGACTTCAGACAAAGATGCAATAGAAAGGTTTGAGAAATTTGGAAAAGATATGTATGACGTTGAAAGTAGAATTATTGAAAGGAACAAAGATGGGAATCTCAAGAATAGAAGTGGACCTGTTAATGTTCCATATACTCTGCTTCTTCCATCAAGTACTGAAGGTCTAACAGGTAGAGGAATTCCAAACAGTATCTCTATTTGA